From the genome of Cololabis saira isolate AMF1-May2022 chromosome 4, fColSai1.1, whole genome shotgun sequence:
gggaaactcactttttTGGCAGTAGTACACataacacacatgcaggggaggggtaaaaagtaaaaagtaaaaaatatatataattacaaaatatgaacagtatatacagtacattgaaaatgtactgtatatatcaatcaatctttttatttagactcaggtccattaaaaaagacaaaaaaacatacaacaatATTCAAAAAAGACAGTCATACCAGTGTTTCCACATAGCAGACTGGTATCTTACAGCACTGAGGACTGGGTTGGTTaacatcataataataatggcaTTACAAGAGCTATTAAGTCGACATATGAATTTGAACATCAATCGCCTCAAAAGTGCATGAAAAGTGATAACATGTACTTTACAAAAGAGTTCACTTGCACTAGACCATCTTGGTTTCCCAAGCAAAATACGCAGACAATCGTTGTACGCAACCTGTAATTTATGGATGCTGGCCTTCTTAAATTTGATCCATAAGGGTGCAGTATAGAAAGGGGTACAGTAAGCCCTAAAAACACCCACTTTCACCCTCTCTGAACACCAGGAAAATCTTCTGATCAACAAATTAGCCTGCATATATAAAATACGGCGCTGCTACTCATATCTTCATCATCTGTCATGTCATCAGTGATGTGTCCCAGGTATTTAATTTTAGAACAATACTCTATATACTGTGGTAGAAAGCATTTTTGCTGCAGCATTTCATTATCATGCAATACTTGCTGACGTCTTGTGACATATTAATATCAGGTTTAATTACAATGCTGTAAAATCTTTATTTGATAGGGATTAATTAAgcagtaataaaaaaaatgcctgTGTCATGATTTAAAAagggcaaattaaaaaaatagaaacgTAAAAATCTTTACAGGTCTATATTTTATTGACAAAGAAAATATATCTAGTGTTTTTATTTGGATGTGCTCGGTTTTAACCGGTCTGTCGAGATGTCTCTTCTGTTGAACCGCGTCAGGATGTGTTGCAGATTTGAACCACTAGGGGGCAAGAAAGAGCTGATAATGTGTGTAGGCGCAGAGAAACAAGAACCTCTACGTGTTGACTGCAGTTTCTCAGGATGAACACATACGTCTTCAAAAGTTGTGTTGTTGCTATGGTATGTGTTTAAACATTTTCCATTCTGAATACTTCAATAATTTGTTGTTGATGGAGAATTTACAGTGTTTCATCTTCCAGCCACCTGATTCTGAGCCGCTGGTGTGTTTGCGTTAGTCAAGGTGAGGGGGGGCTACTTACCTTTTCTCAAAGTGCTGAGGTCATTGAGTTGCATGTTGGAAGGCAGAGACATGTTTTCTCTGGGGATGTGAGTCTTATCTGCCTTCTCCGTCTTCAGATTTGCTGACTCACTGTGAGGATAAATCATGAGATTTCGACCttagatcagcagtgttactgacCTGCTAGAGACATATACTTTTATTGAGAAGAGAAAAACGCTTTTACTCAATTCTGCGGAAATTATTAGATTACATGGTGCATGGGGCACGATGGAGCAAAGAAAGGCAGGAAACcatattaaaggtagggtaaggaaTTCTAACCGAGAACACTTTTTTTGCCAGCGACTGTCTCTTCACCATCCGGACCCCAAAAAACAAGCTTCATTCAAAGCCTTGACTGGGAATTACAGTAGCAGCAACAATAACAAACTCTGCTGAAGCCATTCACCAACAGGGGAGGACTCATGCTCCAGCAAACCGAGTTGGGAAGAGAGAAGAGGATGGAGAGTTCCCAACTGGGGGTTTCTCAAGGAGCACCAGACGAACGGGGAGGGAGGAgatacattttgttttgttgatgttttgattcaaatatcaacataCTTATGATAACATCAGACTGAGATAAAGAAGGTAAGTCAAGGCGCTGCCCCTCTTGGTGTAACCAAAGAGGAAAGAGGGTCCGGTTTGTTGGCATTACATGGTCAAGAAATTGCTTAAAGGGGATTGGCAATGTTAGTAAAAATCAGAATTTTGTGCACAATCCAATATCTGCTTCATGGTATATTCCTTCCAGTATGAAAGAATTGTTGGTTTTCTATAATTTACACATTTTCTATGCGTGATGCAGGTTTAAAATGTTAATCAGCCTATAACttactgtttttaaatgttccgAGTGCTAGAATTGGACTGTGACACTTAAAGGAACCGGTCAACATTTTGTTTGCCTGAATTACTTGCGTTCAAAGGTTCAGGTGGGACTACTTACCTTTTCTTGGTCATCAGAATCTCCACCGGCTCATCTGTAACACAACCACATTGATTAGTGTTCTGACGTGCAGACCTGAGTTCCTGCTGCGGCCCGACACACACAGGTCTCACCGAAGGTCTTGCTCTTGTTTTTTTGCATGAGGCAGAGAACTATGAGCGTCAGGATGAGGAGAGCCATGAACGCCATGGCTCCTCCGGTCACTATCCCCAGCATGGGCACCTCCACGCGGGACTGCAGGAACTCTGGGCAGGACGGGAAACAGATTCATGGAATAAGTCCACATTTTGGAAAACACTTAGCAAGGAACTCTTCTCCTTTAATCCCAAGCAAGGAAGTTTATAGGTTTATGTTAAATGTTCATACTATGCCATTGATGTAAATCCAGATTTTCCTGGCTGGTGTGTACATTTTGAACCTTTGGTGGTCATTCACCTGCCAGTTTGAGGTTGCTCTGCACCGCGCCCACGCTGTTGCTGACGTTCAGAGAGATGTTCTCCGACAGGCCGTTCAGCTTGACCCGCAGGGTGTGGTTGGTCAGCCAGGGGTAGCTTTGTGAGTCCAGGAGGAGGAAGTCAGACGTGTTAGCCACCGGCTGGCCGGACTGGTCAGTGAAGGTGATGGTGGCCGGCGGGTTGGACCGCACCAAGGCGAAGAGGACCAGGGACAGTCCCGGGTCCGAGCTTTCACTGTAGTGAGCGTTTACCTTGAGGACCTCTGGCTGGACTGGGACACAGACGAGAggaccaggggccggattcaccaatatgttcttaagaacgatcttaagaaatgtcttaagatctaaaattaagaagttcataagaaagttcttaagtgcaattcctcaatattttcttataaaccgtcttaagaactgtcatttcttacgaatttcttatttttcctacttaagaatttcttaaaatatgtaattgcattgcacgcgcgaacaaacaacatttatacaggtagtttgcgttttaaccgtcagtcactcactaaacatggagaaggagaaaaagagatgcaggaacttttcaaggttatggtggatgagattaatgtgcaaaaaaatactattggggaaattaataataattaactaccacgctaactaacatgctaacaaacagttaacaggctctttgtgtaattatttacaaagtatatcctcaaactatgacctactagtctaaacttgtctaaaaaatgttggtgatattagagtctgaccttttcacagaataaattttaagacaggtcaagattgtcttaaagttaagaaaaaagtcaagaacaaatttgagaacttttatttcaagaatattattttttcttaagttttttcttaagaagaaacttaagaagaaagttgggaaaatacttttttggagaatatgacttcttctcttttttcttcttaagactgaacttaagaaaaaaaatacacttaagaagtagggctgtgcgattaatcgattttaaatctaaatcggatttattaatcacaatcgatgttaaaaaaaggaaaacggaaaatcaattttccttttttgcagcttttttgcagctttttacagacagagctcgtctagtcatctttgtttggtcaagcaaattgtaaatgttgtcactttactaaactcaaggaggatttacagtatctttcaattgcacttcattcccagtagggaaatttgtttgctatttttctttaaaaatgaagataaaatatttgaaacaatttattggtcagtgtatcttttggtcattggatttttccgtcatgagtgggaatcaaaaaacaaaaaacgattggtttatttgattttccttttaaaacaaaaaacaaatattgaattacactgcattttttctttttttgtgttaatatgatttaacaaagtttcaaaatacgcttttattttcgttttctatttcatataagaaaaatgaaatcaatagtcaacaggaacgaaaaaacgaaccaaaaacaaccgtttattcatattcgtgcaccggaagttACAGATGGAGGACAATaattttgatgttttatttgattaattaaactgcattatttttctgtttcataTTTGTTTTGATCTTTTGTCTGCATTCTAATCACATATTTGTATGACACAGGCTAATCCAGATGCGTATGTCTCCTGACATTTCAGTGCACTAATTGTGGATtacggtccgtgtatcttttggtcattggatttttccatcatgagtgggaatcaaaaaacaaaaaacgattggtttatttgattttccttttaaaacaaaaaacaaatattgaattacactgcattttttctttttctgtgttaatatgatttaacaaagattcaaaatacgcttttattttcgttttctatttcatataagaaaaatgaaatgactagtcaacaggaacgaaaaaacgaaccaaaaacaaccgtttattcatatacagtgcagtgtttggcggtgtgcttgtgagaactggggtccctggaggtcctggagagccaATGTCCCCGTAGCGCGAGGTGTCCCCGGCGagctgcagtgtttggcgggctgtctgtgagtgtcctggggtccctggaggtcctggagagcacaagtccccgtaccgggagctgtccccggtcctggccgggatcagtgcagtgtttggccggtgtgcttgtgagaactggggtccctggagcTCCAGGAGGCAACGGGAAAGCCTAAGTAGTCTACCCCCGTACCGGGACGTGGTCCCGGTCTTGGCCGGGTGCAGTGCAGCGTTTGGCGGGCTGGGTGTGAGTGTCTGGGGtctctgggtgcctgggtcctggtcccgggactcgtgggtccctgggtcgggtcccgggactcgtgggtccctgggtcgggtcccgggactcgtaggtccctgggtcctggtcccgggactcgtgggtccctgggtcgggtcccgggactcgtgggtccctgggtcgggtcccgggactcgtgggtccctgggtcctggtcccgggactcgtgggtccctgggtcgggtcccgggactcgtgggtccctgggtcgggtcccgggactcgtgggtccctgggtcgggtcccgggactcgtaggtccctgggtcctggtcccgggactcgtgggtccctgggtcgggtcccgggactcgtgggtccctgggtcgggtcccgggactcgtgggtccctgggtcgggtcccgggactcgtgggtccctgggtcgggtcccgggactcgtgggtccctgggtcctggccactttcgcccgattttcagacactttggccggctttcggcttccttcgggcccgcctctgcggcgctgcTCCCCCCGACCACCGGGGGGGTTTGCAGCGCCTCCCTCTCGGTAGCGAGACCGAGtcgacccgtccgccccaggtttccccccacggagccccgccgccgccgggcaggccgacctccgATCCACCAGCAACGGGACCGGGTCTCGGCAGCCCCGTGCGGGGAGACCTCGGGAGCGGCCGGAACCTCGCCCCGCCTCGACGCACCGTTTTCTGGGCGGGCGGGTGGGTCCGCTCGGGCTGGGGGTGACCGGCAATCCAGGGCCCGGTTCAGCCGTCTGCGGCGTGGTAGGGTTTGagaaacattgtttttcccGGAGGACTAACACCACCgccagagcggcagccgacgtcggtggtcggcctgcccggcgccggcggggctccgtggggggacacctggggcggacgggtcgaCTCGGTCTCGCTACCGAGAGGGAGGCGCTGCAAACCCCCCGGTGGTCGGGGGGAgcagcgccgcagaggcgggcccgaaggaagccgaaagccggccaaagtgtctgaaaatcgggcgaaagtggcccgggacccagggacccacgagtcccgggacccgacccagggacccacgagtcccgggaccaggacccaggcacccagagaCCCCAGACACTCACACCCAGCCCGCCAAACGCTGCACTGCACCCGGCCAAGACCGGGACCACGTCCCGGTACGGGGGTAGAGATAGGCTTTCCCGTTGCCTCCTGGAgctccagggaccccagttctcacaagcacaccggccaaacactgcactgatcccggccaggaccggggacagctcccggtacggggacttgtgctctccaggacctccagggaccccaggacactcacagacagcccgccaaacactgcagctCGCCGGGGACACCTCGCGCTACGGGGACATtggctctccaggacctccagggaccccagttctcacaagcacaccgccaaacactgcactgtatatgaataaacggttgtttttggttcgttttttccttcctgttgactagtcatttcatttttcttatatgaaatagaaaacgaaaataaaagcgtattttgaatctttgttaaatcatattaacacagaaaaagaaaaaatgcagtgtaattcaatatttgttttttgttttaaaaggaaaatcaaataaaccaatcgttttttgttttttgattcccactcatgacggaaaaatccaatgaccaaaagatacacggaccccttattaagaagattttttttcttaagaatgttttgtgaatccggccccaggttgTCACCTGCTGAACAAACGGGGCGACCCGCTTACTTACACTGGACGTTGAGGGTGATTGATGCGTTGTAGCTCTCTCCTGTTCTGGGGTTGGACGCGACACACACCAGCTCCCGGTCCCACTTTCTGGCCCGCAGAGAGAAGGTGCTGTTGTGGTCGTTCCCCGGTCTCGTCAGCTCGGAGTCTGGTTGTGACGGCGCCACTAGACGGTCATGATTTGGAGGCCGggctctctgctgctccccGTTGAGGTACCAGGTGAGCAGAGGGGGAGCTCGGGGATCCCAGCCCTCTGACTGGCAGTTGAACTTGTGGGTCATATTCTCCCGCATCGTCACCGCTGCCTGGTGCCGTCCATCAATTTTAGGGGCGGGCTCAATCGCACCTGTGGGTACAAGGGCAGCCAATGctcgtcaattttatattttgtcttacttatttttgtcttttttatgtattgtttgtttccacggagtaaagctaatgtctcatatttaagctgatcataagaaaaaatgttgttgttttttttttttttaccttttcatcttgttttgtaaaaaagtgtgtacaagccgaaataaagattcataacatcATGTCATATTATACAGGTAAAGgtctgaaaatttgaatatatatcGCAATTTAACAGAATTTCCTATTCTAtttgctttttatttgttttcatgtgtgtatatgtatggatatactatgtatgtatatttttgGTATACTATATGTACATATGCATATACCGGTATGTATATGTTTAacaggaaaaatgtaaattgaAATTCAGCGACTAGAATTGTCTTatgtcctttttctttttctttttcaatgatGTGACAGGACTGTGTGGAAAAACATGGCAACCTAAATGCCCCACTGTTAGTTTAGTGTCATCGATCACATCATAGCAAGCTGCTACCTGTATCCAGTTAGTTTAGTTTACAGTAGCTCAAGGTGAGAAGTTCTTTCATCTCCCCAGAAACTTTGGTAGCATTTCTGTtgtgtgatgtgatgtgatgtgatgtgacgtgatgtgatgtgatgtgacgTAAGCCTAGACGTGGGTTTTACCTGTCCAGGACAAAGCCAGGGTGTTGAAGAACACCACAGCAGAGCCCGACGTCCACGTCCTGGGACACACGCTCCCCATACTGGCCCAAGCACCTTGCGCACACATGCATTCACCTGCTGGGACAACATAAACAGAACTTGATTGATCACATCACCCCACGTTTAGGGCAGCACAGCTCCACCTGGTCGTCCCACCTTCATCCCAACACACGAGGACAAAGATACACCGTAGTTTATGGGATGAGAGAGACATTTAATCAGGTTCTTGAAGGACAGAAGTTTTTAAACTTGTTAAATTCAGTATAACAATCATGCACAGAGAAGCCCTGCAGATTTTACACCCAGTTGTATAAATGCATTTGTGTCTTCATCTGTTGGTGGTCAAGTTGTAACGTGAGTTAAGGACTTAATGGATTCTGACGAGGGAGAAGGATGTGTGGTAGGAATGCACATTATCAGCAGAGATCACACTGCTCAGAACTTCTTTGGCTCTCTGTTATATAAACCCGAAAAGGACCTAACTCCATTTTACCAACATCTCATATTCCCAATTTACTGGTTGTTTTCAGGCTGCAGGATTATTTCTGGTACCCGTGGTTTTCACTTTCCTGCACTGCAACTGTTCTCCGGTTCTCCTGTTCTCCGGTGTCTTTACGCCGGCCAGCACAGTAGTGCAGAGGTGAGCACTTGCACCGGTTGGATCTCGGCTCAGCCGGCTTTTTCTGTGAGGAGTTTGCATGTCCTCCCTGCATTTGCGTGGGTTTACTCTGGTTTTCCTCAGgcccataaaaacacattttttgggGGGTAATTGCTAATACCAACTCCCAGCGATGCTTTGTTCACATTAACTACAATGTTATGTGTTGTAAAAGCATCTTGAGGGGTCCTTGGACTCGAAAACCGTTGTATAAGCACTTTGTTGTTGGAACCAGCTCTGACTTGAGGTTTGAGAGCCAGACACCTTCTCTGCCTTTAGGATCACCTGTATTTACCTTTAAACTCAGAAACTAGGAATGGTTTGCAATAAACtctctctgaatgcaaaacaccggatcctgcagcgtgggagtgagaggggcagggtaacggcccgggcaggcgggggacagatttgtccgtcaagactcctctccctggccctgccccttctcaacctttccccgaccctgcaccccaacctgggacttgatgattgggccggagcttcgggagctgcatgctggcctgcggtccccacccccgggtcatcccgttgctgcttccacctgcctgctgtgctgtttccgtccctgacccccagtctggccttcggcaggagggtccccccttatgagcctggtcctgctcaaggttccttccctcctaaaggggagtttttccttgccactgtttggcttaaggtttttctcccactaggggagtttttacctgccattgtttatgtaataactgctcgggggtttatgttctgggtatggggctctggaaagcgtctagagacaacttttgttgtattagacgatatataaataaaattgaattgaattgaattgaattgaattgaattaaactgcACTGAATTTGAATATAGCTGGACCAAATCAGATTGTATTTAATAGGATTTAATCGAGTGTGTTCATGTTCTGTGAAGAGTGCTTCAAGGTTCCCTTTGTTGTAGTTATACAGTACAATAAAATGAATTGAACTGAAACACAATATAATCATTTGTAATATCATCAGTGTTGATAGTTTGGTACCAAATAACACAGTTTCACCTGAGCTACGTACAAATGCATGGTTTAGGTTTTTAACTCTTGTGGTTTCATTCTTCACTGGCACAGATTTGGTCGTGTGACACTGACCCTCCTGAGGAGGCGGACGGACCTTGTGAGAGGAAAATCATAATGCAATGCAACAGGGACAAAAAACAAAGCCCTTTAAGACTCTTGGCACAGCGGCGCGGCTCTCACGCTTGAATTATTCACCATCTGTCGAGCTCGGATCTGCACATTCACCTCCGTCAGTTCACGACAAAACATCCACAGGCCTGGCCGTGATGACGTGCCTGCGCATACGGCccagggagagggagagtaatGTCTCCAGACTGCTATCTGTGGGGGTCATGTGATCTGTGTGAGCACCttaggagagagcaggagctgGGCCATCAGCGAGGCAGATGTAACCCCACATTATCGGTAAGGAGATGATCAAGAAAGATCTTCTAAGACATTTATACTAAAGGAGCTGCCAGCTCTTTGCACTCTGCTGCACTCACAGCTCTGCGCTGACAATCAAAGGaaatctgacacacacacacacatatgtgctTTGTTGGACTGCATGGAGATGcataatcatatatatatatttttaaatgccTTCCATAGCAAGCACACAGCATTACCTCAGCCCTTTCTGCAGATGCCGTGGTGATTCAGCCAGCTGGAGCTCCATGGCAGCAGAGAAGGAGAGGAGTACGCGAAGGAGGGCGATGACAGTGGGGAGATGAGAGGCAGCCGTCCCTGACTCACTCGCTCTCCCATCTGCGTACACTCATGCACTTCCACACACAAACATTTGGCTCTCTGCAGGATACGGCATCCTCCAGTCGCAGCTTCCCCTGGCTGGCTGACGCAGGCAGTCGTAGTGTCGCCACTCTGAAGGGTAGAGAGTGGgcagggaggaaggagagaTGGGTTAAAGGAGCCGTAAGAAAAGAGCGAAGGCGAAGAAATGAAGAgagagcagcaggagggaagtcAGCAGTGGGCTGGGAGTCATAAGGGAAGAAGAATAGCTGTTTTAAAAGAAGAATGGAGGTTATTTAGGTGAGATGACAAAGAGTCTTTAATAGTCTCTATTATCTGACGCAGAGAGACCACACTTTCTCCCGTCACCCATAAGTCTCAACCATAATCATCACAGCAACATGATCTCCACAACAACAAAACCAACCTTCTCCCACTCTGAGCTCAGCTACTTGAGACTGAAAAGCCTCTGCAGTGCAGCTGTACAGACCAGAGCAGCCGCACGCAGAGccgctgcagctgcagagccTGAGCAGGCATGATGGCACACATCCCTCCCAGACTCACAGATACATACCCACACACTCCCATCACACCACTAACTACTACACTACTCTAACTACTGTAGAAAGCACACCCAGTGTTCAGACACCATCACTTAACCCCACGAACTCCTGTCAAATCCTAATTTCAGGGGACTTTGAGGAAGAATTCCCACGAGGAATCTTGATACAAAGTTCCTCCATGAAGGAAGCACAGTTAGCTGAAGTTACAGTTAGTTATAACTCACATGAATATTGTATGTAAGTATTATATTCTTTTACTCATATAAAATCAAATCATCAGCGGATGTGCAAGTGAGGCTGCAAGAGGATTTTTGATTCTAAAATCGATGTAATTGATACATACAACTACATATATTCTTTATCCACATTCATCCACCCAttatacagtgtatatataaatatatatatatatatgcacacacacaacactggATATTCAGTGTGGCATTTCGGTTTCCATGATGCTATTATGTCACAGAGTAAAACTTTCCAGCCTTTCCATCTTTTTCTCTTCACATCCTGGTGCTTCTGCTCTGCTCtgatctgctctgctctgcctcaGCAGCATTAAGTTGTAACGCCTTTACTCTTGCTTGTTGAGCTCTTATTAAATCATGCTCATCATCAAATATTGTGTATAGTAAATGTAAAGATAGGGTAAGTGATTTCTGGATGACGTCACGATTTTTTGATGTTTGAGCAAAGACGTTTCAAGAATTTACAGTGAGCGACCCCCCGCACCTGCAGCCCCACAGCGATAAAAGGGCAGTAGCCTCAAACACTGAccctttttacttttacacatCATTATTTTGTCTAAATACATAACTAAAAATAAGGGCAGCTACTTTAGTCCCtataatttaattacatttttttcttagttcattttttatctaggagttaaaggagcatgaggctccttttaagaaatgagactctctagcgccacccttcaccacgacggccgttgggggtactgcagccaacagtga
Proteins encoded in this window:
- the LOC133441542 gene encoding transmembrane protein 25, yielding MCAQGAWASMGSVCPRTWTSGSAVVFFNTLALSWTGAIEPAPKIDGRHQAAVTMRENMTHKFNCQSEGWDPRAPPLLTWYLNGEQQRARPPNHDRLVAPSQPDSELTRPGNDHNSTFSLRARKWDRELVCVASNPRTGESYNASITLNVQFQPEVLKVNAHYSESSDPGLSLVLFALVRSNPPATITFTDQSGQPVANTSDFLLLDSQSYPWLTNHTLRVKLNGLSENISLNVSNSVGAVQSNLKLAEFLQSRVEVPMLGIVTGGAMAFMALLILTLIVLCLMQKNKSKTFDEPVEILMTKKSESANLKTEKADKTHIPRENMSLPSNMQLNDLSTLRKAREVAQQNSVGEEKKEEEEEDLSLAYAARGFARYPMVGYIYKVNSTSSEEIWL